In Patescibacteria group bacterium, the following proteins share a genomic window:
- a CDS encoding AbrB/MazE/SpoVT family DNA-binding domain-containing protein, with translation MQTEKRKLIKFSNYSLCVTLPKWVIRELKWNKGDLVNMEVDSDGGTIHISKGKKRAIKTNTEAKNKAGLRW, from the coding sequence ATGCAAACAGAAAAAAGAAAATTGATAAAATTTTCGAATTACAGCCTTTGCGTTACTTTGCCCAAATGGGTCATCCGTGAACTCAAATGGAATAAGGGTGATCTTGTGAACATGGAGGTTGATTCTGATGGCGGAACAATTCACATATCAAAGGGCAAAAAACGGGCTATCAAAACAAACACTGAGGCCAAAAATAAGGCTGGTTTACGCTGGTAA
- a CDS encoding DNA-3-methyladenine glycosylase, with amino-acid sequence MKKLNRKFFERDAEIVAQNLLGKYFMYKTKTGIIEGKIVETEAYGGPDDLASHARFVSSSRNQLMYEQGGTLYVYLVYGIYYLTNIIAGKKGKPSGVLIRSAEIDSASSNKAATGPGKFSQYFKINLSHKGLDIVNSDKIFIEDRGNDISDSDIIKTKRVGVDYAGHSKDWDLRFYIKDNKFISKR; translated from the coding sequence ATGAAAAAGTTGAATCGAAAATTTTTTGAACGGGATGCTGAAATTGTAGCTCAAAACCTTTTGGGTAAATATTTTATGTATAAAACAAAAACAGGAATTATCGAAGGAAAAATCGTGGAAACCGAAGCTTATGGTGGGCCAGATGACCTCGCATCCCATGCTAGATTTGTGAGTAGCAGCCGCAATCAATTGATGTATGAACAAGGCGGGACATTGTATGTTTATCTGGTTTACGGAATATATTATCTTACAAATATCATCGCCGGGAAAAAAGGAAAACCCAGCGGAGTTCTAATTCGTTCGGCGGAAATTGATTCTGCTTCGTCCAATAAAGCAGCGACTGGGCCAGGCAAATTTTCACAATACTTCAAAATTAATCTTTCACACAAGGGATTGGACATTGTAAATTCAGATAAGATTTTTATTGAAGATAGGGGAAACGATATTTCCGATTCTGATATAATTAAGACGAAACGGGTCGGAGTTGATTATGCGGGCCATTCCAAAGACTGGGACTTAAGATTTTATATTAAAGACAATAAATTTATTAGCAAAAGATAA
- the lexA gene encoding transcriptional repressor LexA encodes MEPLTRRQKEILDFIRNFIDENGYAPSYREIAYYFELSSTGTVAEYIAILEEKGYLSKEAMDARSIQLTPAFASGIESFEIPLSGMIDAGKPIEAIRTNETIDIPRDMMGKKTFALRVRGESMIEDGILDGDYVIIEQTNSPKNGDIVVALVDNANATLKRFYDEKNQIRLQPANSSMRPMRFAKKRVTIQGKVRGVIRKF; translated from the coding sequence ATGGAACCATTAACAAGAAGGCAAAAGGAAATATTAGATTTTATCCGTAATTTCATCGATGAAAACGGATATGCGCCTAGCTATCGTGAAATTGCCTATTACTTTGAGCTATCTTCCACCGGCACCGTCGCCGAATACATCGCTATCCTCGAAGAAAAGGGCTACCTCTCAAAAGAAGCGATGGATGCTAGATCTATCCAATTGACCCCAGCATTTGCTTCAGGTATCGAATCATTTGAAATTCCGCTTTCAGGCATGATCGACGCCGGAAAGCCGATCGAGGCCATCCGCACCAATGAAACTATCGACATTCCTCGCGACATGATGGGCAAGAAAACTTTCGCTCTCCGCGTAAGAGGGGAATCGATGATTGAAGATGGCATCCTTGACGGCGATTATGTAATCATCGAACAAACCAATTCTCCCAAAAATGGAGATATTGTTGTTGCCCTTGTTGACAATGCTAATGCCACTCTGAAGCGCTTCTATGACGAAAAAAACCAGATCCGGCTTCAGCCGGCAAATAGTTCTATGAGACCGATGCGCTTTGCCAAAAAACGCGTCACGATACAGGGAAAGGTTAGGGGAGTAATCAGAAAATTTTAA